A portion of the bacterium genome contains these proteins:
- a CDS encoding PIN domain-containing protein: MRAIVLDSFALIAYFRGEPLGARVKDLLHKAGKVDQPLHMSEINYAEVQYMILRKDGQAAWNAATEVLPALPIKFHPGTRELSDLAADFKSRFSISLADAFAAALAKALNAELVTGDPEFNALQGEIKITFHNTL, from the coding sequence ATGCGCGCCATCGTTCTTGATAGTTTTGCGCTGATTGCCTATTTCCGTGGCGAGCCCTTGGGCGCCAGGGTAAAGGATCTCCTCCATAAGGCAGGCAAGGTTGACCAACCGTTGCACATGTCGGAGATCAATTACGCGGAGGTCCAATACATGATCCTCCGGAAAGACGGCCAGGCCGCATGGAATGCAGCCACGGAGGTCCTTCCCGCCTTGCCAATCAAGTTCCACCCGGGTACGCGCGAACTATCCGACTTGGCGGCCGATTTCAAGTCCCGCTTCAGCATCAGCCTCGCCGATGCGTTTGCCGCAGCGCTCGCCAAAGCGTTAAATGCCGAACTCGTCACCGGGGATCCAGAATTCAACGCGCTCCAAGGTGAGATAAAGATTACGTTTCACAACACCCTATAA